Within Nitrospira sp., the genomic segment CCGGATATCCTGATCGTCGACGAGGTGCTGGCCGTGGGCGACGTCCGGTTCCAAAAGAAATGCATGGGGAAGATGGAGGACGTGGGGCAGCATGGGCGGACGGTGATTCTGGTGTCCCACGATATGCCGGCCATCACCCGGATGTGCTCTCGCGCGATCCTACTGAACAAGGGGCAGGTGGTGGAGGCGGGGCCGGCACATGAGGTGGTCAACCACTATCTGCATGCCGGCCACATCCAGCCGGCCGTCGAATGGCCGGATCCGGCACAGGCCCCGGGCAATGAGGTGGTGCGCTTGCGGGCCGTGCGGGTGAAGACGGAGGTAGGGCACGTCACCGATCGATTCGATATCCGCAAACCGATCGAACTCGAAGTCGATTTCGAGGTGATCAAAGCCGGACATGTCTTTGTCCCGGTCTTCAATCTCTACAATGAAGAAGATGTCACGGTCTTCATCGCCCACGACCGAGACCCCACCTGGCAGCGCAAGCCACGCCCAATGGGCCGCTATGTGTCCACCGCCAGGATTCCCGGGAATTTTCTCGCGGAAGGGGTGATGACCGTCGCATCCCTCATGATGACCGAAGATCCGTTCCGTCTCCATGCCCATGCGCCTCGAGTCATCGGGTTCCGTGTCGATGACAGCGGCGATGGAGATTCAGCACGAGGTGACTTCCATGGCCGATGGCCTGGGGTCGTTCGCCCGCTGTTGGAATGGCGCACGCAATTTGAGTCGGTTTGAGCAGCGGCCGCGGAACGACCGCTGTGACGGCGCGGCGTTCTCCACGACTATCTGCTCTCGAGAGCCGTGGGGCTAGGCATGTTCCGTCATAAACCAGCCGGCAATGGAGAGACGCTTGTGCTCTCCGGCCGTCTGATCCACGCGGCAGACCCGATGAAAGCGTGGTACCGTAAACATGACCAGGGATCCTGGTTTCGGCGCGACGCAGTGCGTAATGGTCAATTCCGATTTTCCGTCGCGTGACTCGCCCACCGGGGAGTAGATCATCAACTCACCGCCCCAATCACATTCCCACTGCTCGTGAAAATAACTGACGAGCGCGAGCCGCCGACGAGGCGCGGGCTTCCCACCGGTCGGATGTCCCTGGTCCGTATCGTCATGCGTCAGCAAACAATCACCGACCCCGTAGGAGTAGTAGCTGAATCCCAAATGCCGCCGCGTGATGTTCGGGAACGATTCGATATACTGCTGAATACAGGGCATCTCCAGTCGACTGAGCAATAATCGCCCCTGAGGCTGGGCGATCTCCGCTTTGGCCCAATTGCCGGAGTTCG encodes:
- a CDS encoding ABC transporter ATP-binding protein; this translates as PDILIVDEVLAVGDVRFQKKCMGKMEDVGQHGRTVILVSHDMPAITRMCSRAILLNKGQVVEAGPAHEVVNHYLHAGHIQPAVEWPDPAQAPGNEVVRLRAVRVKTEVGHVTDRFDIRKPIELEVDFEVIKAGHVFVPVFNLYNEEDVTVFIAHDRDPTWQRKPRPMGRYVSTARIPGNFLAEGVMTVASLMMTEDPFRLHAHAPRVIGFRVDDSGDGDSARGDFHGRWPGVVRPLLEWRTQFESV
- a CDS encoding 2OG-Fe(II) oxygenase, producing the protein MKIVSGQVTSSQLPQGLETFSFHTTPVLVIENFWSAEERGQFRHAMERANWNQLQDMTYVRQDFPNSGNWAKAEIAQPQGRLLLSRLEMPCIQQYIESFPNITRRHLGFSYYSYGVGDCLLTHDDTDQGHPTGGKPAPRRRLALVSYFHEQWECDWGGELMIYSPVGESRDGKSELTITHCVAPKPGSLVMFTVPRFHRVCRVDQTAGEHKRLSIAGWFMTEHA